The genomic interval ACGTACTATTTCCTGGTACCCGGCATGTTCATTACAATCGCGACCAATACCCTCCCCGTGTTCGGCGTGGGCAGTTTCGCGCTTTTTTTGCTCCGAAAAGGGAAATATTTCTTAGCTTCAAATATTATCGTAATTTCGGCTGCATGCCTGGAGATTCTGGCAAGCGCGTCCACAATGAATTCGGAAAATATCGCGGTCATGGCGAATTTTATATTTTATATGATCGCGATCATCGTCGCGGCCGCCCTCTTTTGCACGAAGAGAGTGGTCTTCTTGGTTTCCATGCTGTTCATTGCGGGCAATACCCTGCTTTTTTTATGGTTTATGAATACGCTTAGCCCGGCGGCATTGGAAATGGCGAAAACGATATTGATAGACAGCGTTATCACCATCCTGATAGTCTTTTTTCTTTCCTGGCGAATAATAACCATCACCGACGGCGCGGTAAAGAGAATCGAAGAAGATGCGCATAAGGACAAAGAGCAATGCATGAAAATGCGAACGTTGCTCGAGTCGATACGGGACCATGTTCAAGGCCTTGCCACCGCATCCGAAAAGCTCGATGAGACGGCCTACCACTTTGCCGAAGGCGCGCAGAGCCAGGCCGCTTCAATCGAGCAGATATCCGTGACCATAGAGGAGATTTCGTCAGGCATGGATAACATCGCGCACGAATCAAACGGCCAGAATGAAATCCTGTCCGTGTTGTTTTTAAAACAGGATGAGCTGACGAACATGATCGGACAGACTAAAGAAGAAATATCCAGCGAGCTCGACGTTGCCGCGTCACTCTCCTCCCTGGCCGTTACCGGAACCGATTCCCTGCACGCCATGAACAACGGCATGGAAAAGATAAAAACCAGTGTAACTGATATGTACAACGCGATTCAGATCGTCAATTCAATATCCGATCAGATCAATCTTCTCTCACTCAACGCCACCATAGAGGCGGCCCGCGCGGGAAGCTCGGGAAGGGGATTCGCCGTGGTGGCCAGCCAGATATCGCGTCTGTCGGAAGAAACGGCGAAAAGCATACGGGATATGGATATCCTTGTAAAATCTAACGACGCCGAAATGAGAAAGGGCGAGGGAAGGGTTAATGAAGCTATTTCCAGCCTCAGTTCAATTATTGACAAGCTGCAATCGATAATCGGGATGATAAATAAAAACGCCCAGTTGGTCGAAGGTCAATACGGGATCAACAATGAACTGAATAAAATTGCGGAGAACGTCAAACAGAGCTCCATCACGATAAAAACCGCGACAGCCGAACAAAAAAACGCGATTATGGAAACCGTGAATTCGATGTCGCTGGTAAGCAATGAAACGCAGTCGTACTCGGAGGGCTCGGATATGCTTTTCACCCATTCCCGGGCGGTGAGGTCCATGGCAGAATCGCTCAAAGTCAAGGTGAATGAATATTAACACGCCTCTAAATAGTATTGACAAAATGCAATTCATTATGATAATACTATACACCGTATGACAATAGCATACATGAGTACCGGAGGCAGCCATGAAACCCAACGTGGTGATCATCAATCCCGCCGATAACGTCGCGATCTCACTCGAAGACATCGCCCAGGGCGCGCCCGTTTCGCTCCCGGACTCGAGCGAATTTACCGCGGCGGCAGCGATCCCGTACAGCCACAAGGTCGCGCTCAGGGACTTCGCCCCCGGTGACGAGATACGTAAATACGGCGAGGTGATAGGACGCGCGAAGGGCCCAATCCGGAAGGGGGATTGGATCCACGGGCACAACATCGTGGTCGGGGACGCGGAGGCGGCGCAATGAATACATTCATGGGCTTCGAGCGGCAGGACGGCTCCGTGGGCGTCCGCAATTACGTGGCAGTGCTCCCCTCGGTGGCGTGCGCCAACGGGGTCGCGGCCGCGATCTCACGCGGGGTGCCGGAGGCGGTGCCGCTCTACCACGGGCATGGCTGCGGGCGCGCCGGCGCCGATCTTGAAATACATCAGCGCACCCTCGCGAACATCGCAAAAAATCCCAATGTGGCCGCGGTGCTCGTCGTGGGACTGGGCTGCGAGGTCATAAGCGCCGCGGCCCTCACGCTCCTCACCTCGCTCGCGAAGAAGCCGGTGGAAAATATCGTCATCCAGAACGAGGGCGGATCGCGCAGGGCGGCCGAGAAGGGGATCGGGATCGTGAGACGCATGCTCGCCGACGCCGCGCACCTGGACCGCAGGGAGTTTCCCGTGAGCGCGCTCCGGGTGGGACTCGAATGCGGGGGGTCCGATGCGTTCTCCGGCGTGACCGCGAACCCCGGCGTGGGAATCGTCGCCGACTGGCTCGTGGCGCAGGGGGGCACCGTGGTCCTCACCGAGACGACCGAGATGATCGGAACGGGAAACATCCTCGCCCGCAGGGCGAAGTCCCCGGAGGTCGCGCGCGCGATCGTCGAGCGCATCGATGCAGCCGAAAAACGAACGCACGAATTGTTGGGACCCATGGCCTCGTACGTGATCGCGCCAGGGAACATGGACGGGGGAATGAGCTCCATCCAGGAAAAGTCCCTGGGCTGCATCGTCAAGGCGGGCGGGAGCACGATCAGCCAGGTGGTGAACTACGCCGAGCCCCCGGCGGAGAAGGGCCTCGTCATCATGGACGGGCCCGGCTACGACATCGAATCCATGGCGGGCGTCGCGGCCGCGGGTTGCCAGGTCATGCTCTTCACGACGGGCCGTGGGAACCCTATAGGCTTCCCCGTGGTGCCGGTCATCAAGATCGCGAGCACCTCCCGGCTTTTCCGGAGCATGGAGGACGACATGGACGTAAACGCGGGGGCGGTGCTGGAGGGGAAGGGCCTGGACAAGGTGGCGGACGAGATCCGCGGGCTCCTGGTGCGCGTCGCTTCGGGCGAACAGACCAAGGCGGAGATCAACCGCCAGGACGGCATAATCTGTCCCTGGACGATGCACTCGTCGTTCTAGGACGGGCAATTTCGTATAACGAGCTGAATGCGATCGCACGCGAGGAGGAACACGTGAAAAAGAAAATAGTGTCCATGTCGCCGCTGCCCCCGGACATACTCAGGATGCTCATAGAGGGCGCCGGAGTATCGGTCCCCGACGACTTCGAGATAATCAACGCCAACCCGCTCGAGGGTGACGCGCTCATCGATGCCGTCCGCGAGGCCGACGTCATCATGGGCGACTACACCTTCAACAAGAGAATAACCCCTGAGATCGCGCGCGCCGCGAAGAGGGTCAAGCTCATCCAGCAGCCCAGCGTGGGGTACCAGAACATCGACGTCGACGCGTGCACCGCGCGGGGAATCCCGGTGGCGAACACGGCGGGGGCGAATACCGTGAGCGTGGCGGAACACACGATCGCCGCGGGGCTGTGTTTACTCAAGAAATTTCTACCGGCGGCGCGTTCCACCGCCGCGGGCGGCTGGGTGCAGATGGACCTGGGCGGGGGAGAGATCGAGGGAAAGACGTGGGGCCTCGTGGGCATGGGCAGGATCGGCAGGGCGGTCGCCCTGAGACTCATCCCGTTTGGCGTGAGCGTCATGTATTTCGATACCGCGCGGCTGAATCCGGACGATGAAAAGACATACCGGTGCGCCTACGCCCCGCTCGACGAGCTCTTTAAAAGCGCCGATATACTAAGCCTCCATTGTCCGCTCACCCCCGACACCGCGGGACTGGTAAACGAGGCGCGGATCTCCACGATGAAACCCGCTGCCCTGATCATCAACGTGGCCCGCGGTGAGGTGCTCGACGAGGCCGCGCTGGCGCGCGCCCTCGCGGAAAAGCGTATCGGTGGCGCAGCCGTGGACGTCTTTTCCCGCGAGCCCATAGAATCCGGAAACCCGCTCCTGGGACTTTCCGACGCGAACCTGCTCCTCACGCCGCACGTTGCCGGGGTCACCGGGGAGGCGCGCATGCGGATAATATCGGTCGCGGTCGGGAACATCATCCGGGTCCTGAACGGCGGGAAACCGGAGCTGCTGGTGAACGAGGTCTGAGTTTTTCCCGCCCCAATCTCCGTTATGCGAAATCTAATTGATACGGGCATATTCAAATAATGCTATACAGTATCGGCATTACATGCGTTAACCGTTCCAAATGAAAAAAGTTCTCACCGGATGATTAAATGGTTGTAAATTATAAATCATGTGCCGAATGCTTCCCTATCCATGGACTTTCATGGAAATTCATCTCAATGCAGGAGTCTGAATATGAAGAAGTATGCAGTAATGGCGTGCGTCGCAGTGTTCCTATTCGCAGTCGCCTCGTCGTCGTTCGCAGCCGCAGCGGCAGCGCAAAAAACCGCAACGGGTAACGTTACGGCAGTGAGCGCGAGCTCGATCACCGTAAAGACGACCGCGGGCGACGTCGTGTGCACCATCGTCACCGCCACGAAAGTGACCGGGAAAAAGACGGTTGCCGAGATAAAGACGGGCGACAAGGCATTGGTAACCTATAAAGTCGACGCCGGCAAAAACGTCGCGGATTCGATCGACATAGGTAAATAGTGAATTCTCCTGGAGGCGTACTGCGAACGCGCGCTTCCAGGAATTCAATCAGCGAAACGATTCCTTCCCGTATGTATTCACCCTTTCCCCGGAAAAAATATTTTTTCAGCCGATGCCAATAACTAATTTCCGGCACGGTGCCTGGTCGGAAAATCGGGAGGATTAAACGTGGATAACAGTCCTTATTTTACCTGGTTTACAGTTGCGATTACCGTCATCCTGTCGCTTCCCGCGCTGTTTTCACCCGCGCTCCTCGAGCGGATGCTTTTTATAACCGGAAAAATCCGCTTCGACGGCCAGTGGTACCGCCTGGTATCGCCGCTCTTCGTGCACCTGGATTATTTCCATCTGTTTTTCAACATGTACAGCTTCTTCCTGTTCGGGTCCGCACTGGAATCGCGCCTGGGCGCGGGGGCGAGCGCGGCGATCTACTTCGCGAGCGGGGTAGCCGCGAACGCGGTGCTCCTGCTCCTTAAAAGGAACGAATATGAATACCGCATGGGAGGTGCGTCGGGCGCGGTCACGGCGGTGATCTTCGCGAGCGCCTTCGTGATGCCGGAAAGCTCCGTGCTCGTCTTTCCCGTTCCCGTCCCGATCCCCGCGCTCGGATACGCCGTGCTCTTCGTCTTCATCTCGCTTTTCGCGATGCGAAGGAGCGCGGACGGCGTATGCCACGAGGCGCACCTGGCCGGGGGCTTCTTCGGTATTGTCCTGACGCTCGTGTTCATCCCGCGCGCGATTCTCGCCAGCCCGCTCTACGCGGCGGGCATCGTCGCGGGAATCGTGCTCGTGTTCATCGTCCTCGCGAAGTACCCGGCGCTGCTTGGGCGTGCGTAACGGCAACGGCAACGGAATGGAGATGAGGAGATAAAAGATAACGGCGATGAAGGAGATGAGGGATTGGTTTGCAGCTTCATAAACATCTTGACTTCCCGTCGGCGTTTGTTTCAATTCTTTCATTGCAACCGCAATGAGAGATGCTTCGTCCCGTGAACTATGTTAAATCCAAACAACGCGTCGCCGACCACGGAGAGGTGTTCACCCCCGCATGGATGGTCGAGGCAATGCTCGATTTGGTGAAGGAAGAGACCGAACGTATTGATTCCCGTTTTCTCGAGCCGGCGTGCGGCAGCGGCAACTTCCTCGTGCGGATACTGCGCCGCAAGCTGACCGCCGTGGAACTCAAGTACGGCAAATCCGAGTTCGAGCGCCGGCACTATGCGTTGCTGGCGCTCATGTGCATCTACGGCATCGAATTACTGCCGGACAACATCACC from Spirochaetota bacterium carries:
- a CDS encoding rhomboid family intramembrane serine protease, yielding MDNSPYFTWFTVAITVILSLPALFSPALLERMLFITGKIRFDGQWYRLVSPLFVHLDYFHLFFNMYSFFLFGSALESRLGAGASAAIYFASGVAANAVLLLLKRNEYEYRMGGASGAVTAVIFASAFVMPESSVLVFPVPVPIPALGYAVLFVFISLFAMRRSADGVCHEAHLAGGFFGIVLTLVFIPRAILASPLYAAGIVAGIVLVFIVLAKYPALLGRA
- a CDS encoding D-galactarate dehydratase, translating into MKPNVVIINPADNVAISLEDIAQGAPVSLPDSSEFTAAAAIPYSHKVALRDFAPGDEIRKYGEVIGRAKGPIRKGDWIHGHNIVVGDAEAAQ
- a CDS encoding altronate dehydratase; translation: MNTFMGFERQDGSVGVRNYVAVLPSVACANGVAAAISRGVPEAVPLYHGHGCGRAGADLEIHQRTLANIAKNPNVAAVLVVGLGCEVISAAALTLLTSLAKKPVENIVIQNEGGSRRAAEKGIGIVRRMLADAAHLDRREFPVSALRVGLECGGSDAFSGVTANPGVGIVADWLVAQGGTVVLTETTEMIGTGNILARRAKSPEVARAIVERIDAAEKRTHELLGPMASYVIAPGNMDGGMSSIQEKSLGCIVKAGGSTISQVVNYAEPPAEKGLVIMDGPGYDIESMAGVAAAGCQVMLFTTGRGNPIGFPVVPVIKIASTSRLFRSMEDDMDVNAGAVLEGKGLDKVADEIRGLLVRVASGEQTKAEINRQDGIICPWTMHSSF
- a CDS encoding hydroxyacid dehydrogenase, producing the protein MKKKIVSMSPLPPDILRMLIEGAGVSVPDDFEIINANPLEGDALIDAVREADVIMGDYTFNKRITPEIARAAKRVKLIQQPSVGYQNIDVDACTARGIPVANTAGANTVSVAEHTIAAGLCLLKKFLPAARSTAAGGWVQMDLGGGEIEGKTWGLVGMGRIGRAVALRLIPFGVSVMYFDTARLNPDDEKTYRCAYAPLDELFKSADILSLHCPLTPDTAGLVNEARISTMKPAALIINVARGEVLDEAALARALAEKRIGGAAVDVFSREPIESGNPLLGLSDANLLLTPHVAGVTGEARMRIISVAVGNIIRVLNGGKPELLVNEV